A part of Paenibacillus sp. sptzw28 genomic DNA contains:
- a CDS encoding MOSC domain-containing protein, whose amino-acid sequence MILLGKLLSLNIATPVSVPHGSKKVETGIFKKPAGKPLHLSFTGLAGDGQADLINHGGPDKAVCVYTSVHFPYWSEKWGKSAQNGAFGENFTVSGLTEESLCIGDTVRVGEALLQVSQPRQPCFKLGLKHNLPDLPLQVERTGYTGFYFRVLHEGMVAEGDELYLEHRHPAGITISEANRVMSVDKKDSAGIRRLLEIPELATSWRETLTSRLAKLEAGH is encoded by the coding sequence TTGATTTTACTCGGGAAGCTCTTATCTCTTAACATTGCCACGCCCGTCTCCGTACCGCATGGGTCGAAGAAAGTTGAAACCGGAATTTTTAAAAAGCCGGCCGGCAAACCACTCCATTTAAGCTTCACCGGACTGGCAGGTGACGGGCAAGCGGATTTGATCAATCATGGCGGCCCGGATAAGGCCGTGTGCGTTTATACAAGCGTCCATTTTCCATATTGGTCGGAGAAATGGGGAAAAAGCGCTCAGAACGGAGCATTTGGCGAAAATTTTACCGTGTCGGGTTTGACGGAGGAATCGCTATGCATTGGGGATACGGTTCGCGTAGGGGAGGCCTTGCTGCAGGTCAGTCAGCCGCGTCAACCCTGCTTTAAACTCGGTTTGAAGCATAATCTTCCGGATCTCCCGCTTCAGGTTGAACGAACAGGGTATACGGGGTTTTATTTTCGCGTCCTTCATGAGGGCATGGTTGCAGAGGGAGACGAGCTGTATCTCGAACACAGACATCCGGCAGGTATTACGATTTCGGAGGCTAATCGTGTGATGAGCGTGGATAAGAAGGACTCTGCAGGTATAAGGCGTCTGCTCGAGATCCCGGAGCTCGCAACGAGCTGGCGGGAAACGTTGACGAGCAGATTGGCGAAGCTTGAAGCAGGACATTAG
- a CDS encoding phosphotransferase yields the protein MAITAGGDFAAFLDQYNLAAAWRAVEEESGMNNTTRMVYSGDNKYVLRVYDNHRDAQIVRIEHLVLEGLQALKLPFKVPQPVENNRNSSITVSPDGKLAALFRFIEGDRPSPKNPEHVAGLGRAAGLLSHALNGVRPDVIPIYKPYYEFDKTHGAVTDEAIRVMAAESELLSGRTGQLEQLLRLRGQLLDLKPRIAALPHQWIHGDIVFTNSLCEGDRIVGMLDFEFSTVDVRVMELAVVLGEFPEAEEGTALERTALFCRGFGSAVKLTIDEIALLPELIKLRMMDVFLHFAGRYAEKLDPEQVWDGQIVRASYVCEWINRNLDKLEPMFRQYLL from the coding sequence ATGGCTATAACTGCAGGCGGGGACTTTGCCGCCTTTCTTGATCAATACAACCTCGCCGCGGCATGGCGGGCCGTAGAGGAAGAAAGCGGCATGAACAACACGACGCGAATGGTATATTCGGGCGATAATAAATATGTTCTGCGTGTGTATGATAACCACCGCGACGCACAAATTGTGCGAATCGAGCATTTGGTTCTTGAAGGCTTACAAGCTCTGAAGCTGCCGTTCAAAGTACCGCAGCCGGTGGAGAATAACAGAAACTCTTCCATAACCGTATCACCGGATGGAAAACTCGCCGCACTATTCCGGTTTATTGAAGGCGATAGGCCTTCACCGAAAAATCCGGAGCACGTCGCAGGACTGGGCCGTGCCGCGGGGCTGCTGTCCCACGCGCTAAATGGAGTGAGGCCGGATGTGATTCCAATATATAAGCCGTACTATGAATTCGATAAAACGCATGGCGCTGTGACCGATGAGGCTATCCGTGTAATGGCAGCGGAATCGGAGCTGCTGTCAGGCCGGACCGGCCAGCTGGAGCAGCTGCTTCGGCTCCGCGGCCAGCTTCTCGATTTGAAGCCGAGGATTGCCGCTTTGCCCCATCAGTGGATTCACGGTGATATCGTGTTTACCAACTCGCTCTGTGAAGGGGACCGTATTGTCGGGATGCTTGATTTTGAATTCAGTACCGTGGATGTCAGAGTAATGGAGCTGGCGGTTGTGCTTGGCGAATTTCCGGAAGCTGAAGAAGGGACTGCGCTTGAGAGAACCGCTTTGTTCTGCCGGGGCTTCGGATCAGCCGTCAAGCTTACCATAGATGAAATCGCTTTGCTTCCGGAGCTGATCAAGCTGCGGATGATGGATGTTTTTCTGCATTTTGCCGGGCGATATGCGGAAAAGCTCGACCCCGAGCAGGTATGGGACGGCCAGATTGTGCGCGCTTCATATGTCTGCGAATGGATTAATCGTAACCTAGACAAACTGGAGCCGATGTTCCGCCAGTATCTCCTTTAA
- a CDS encoding polysaccharide deacetylase family protein, which translates to MLNAAELLGYGPSDRLLIVNADDFGLCHSTNMGIQKLLLDGVVSSATLMMPCSWAREAALWSARHTHLDIGVHFTLTSEWDLMKWGPVYRKGPIDSLVTQEGYFPKDVKTLERQADPEQVRQELIAQIEMALKLGVDLSHADNHMGSLYGLATGRHFLDVVFDICAKYGLPFRLPRTLLLENGQVAPQELAEQALELADLANAKGVIVLDYLLGLPFRSEPGETFDTFKAQMIALLQNLHPGISEIIIHPSLVTDELCAFHETPLKRGMEMDLFRDPDVQEALRLEGIIPVRWRQLRDLQRRLSASV; encoded by the coding sequence ATGTTGAACGCAGCGGAGCTTCTTGGTTACGGTCCGTCCGATCGGCTCCTTATTGTAAATGCAGATGATTTCGGCTTATGCCATTCAACCAATATGGGTATTCAAAAGCTCCTCCTGGACGGTGTCGTATCTTCCGCCACCCTTATGATGCCTTGCAGTTGGGCCAGGGAAGCCGCTCTTTGGAGCGCCCGGCACACCCATTTGGATATAGGCGTTCATTTTACGTTGACCAGCGAGTGGGACTTGATGAAATGGGGTCCAGTTTACCGAAAAGGGCCCATTGACTCGTTAGTCACCCAAGAGGGATATTTCCCCAAAGATGTGAAAACATTAGAGCGCCAAGCCGATCCGGAGCAAGTCCGCCAGGAGCTTATCGCGCAAATTGAGATGGCGCTGAAGCTGGGCGTTGATTTGTCGCACGCGGATAATCATATGGGCAGCCTGTACGGACTTGCGACCGGGCGCCATTTTCTTGATGTGGTGTTTGATATATGTGCGAAGTATGGGCTTCCGTTCCGGCTGCCGAGAACTCTTCTGCTTGAGAACGGGCAGGTTGCTCCGCAGGAGCTGGCCGAACAAGCGCTTGAGCTTGCGGATCTGGCGAATGCGAAAGGCGTTATTGTGCTGGATTACTTGCTAGGGCTGCCATTCCGTTCTGAGCCGGGTGAAACCTTCGACACGTTTAAAGCGCAAATGATCGCGCTGCTTCAGAATTTGCATCCCGGCATATCCGAAATCATCATCCATCCGTCGCTAGTAACCGACGAGTTATGCGCTTTCCATGAGACGCCGCTTAAGCGCGGGATGGAGATGGATTTGTTCCGGGATCCGGATGTTCAGGAAGCGCTCCGCCTTGAGGGGATCATTCCGGTTCGCTGGAGACAGCTGCGTGATTTGCAGCGCCGCTTATCCGCGTCCGTTTAA
- a CDS encoding 2-oxoacid:acceptor oxidoreductase family protein, with protein sequence MAVLPKQNELGFFEIRLESIGGLGANLAGKMLAEAGVVGSGFNGVSFSSYGSEKKGSPVKAHIRFCDLETNIRDTTPVERPHIVGIFHENLSKTVNVISGIHEDSVVLVNSSKSPEQLKEKLNLLGGTMAVVDATNIALEENNRVNMAMLGGLFRLCDFLDFEHMKGIIRKSLEKKYPQAVEPALRTFQRGYDEVQFQTFALPEGTAMPQPTRWDVPALGYLTQPMGGMITNPGNSVLKDLSISRQGMMPHFDEEKCIHCAACDTACPDFCFVWDEQPDKKGRPQMFLQGIDYQYCKGCLKCVVACPTEALASERETDGYGEQNRVPHRFEWAN encoded by the coding sequence TTGGCGGTTCTTCCTAAGCAGAACGAACTCGGTTTCTTCGAAATTCGCCTTGAATCGATCGGCGGACTAGGCGCTAACTTGGCCGGTAAAATGCTGGCTGAAGCGGGCGTAGTTGGAAGCGGTTTCAACGGAGTCAGTTTTTCTTCTTACGGCTCGGAAAAGAAGGGTTCACCGGTAAAAGCACATATCCGGTTTTGCGACCTTGAAACGAACATCCGGGATACGACACCAGTGGAACGGCCGCACATCGTGGGTATTTTTCATGAAAATTTGTCGAAGACGGTCAATGTCATCAGCGGGATTCATGAAGACAGCGTTGTACTTGTCAACTCTTCCAAGTCGCCTGAGCAGCTCAAGGAGAAATTAAACCTTCTTGGCGGTACGATGGCTGTGGTCGATGCGACAAATATTGCACTCGAAGAGAATAATCGCGTCAATATGGCGATGCTTGGCGGTTTGTTTCGGCTCTGCGACTTCCTTGATTTTGAGCATATGAAAGGCATAATCCGCAAATCGCTGGAGAAAAAATATCCGCAGGCGGTAGAACCTGCGCTTCGAACGTTCCAGAGAGGCTACGACGAAGTGCAGTTCCAAACGTTTGCGCTGCCGGAAGGGACGGCAATGCCTCAGCCAACGCGTTGGGATGTCCCGGCTCTGGGATATTTGACTCAACCGATGGGCGGCATGATTACGAACCCCGGCAACAGCGTACTGAAGGATTTGAGTATTTCCCGCCAAGGAATGATGCCGCATTTTGACGAAGAGAAATGTATTCACTGCGCCGCTTGTGACACCGCTTGTCCGGACTTCTGCTTCGTATGGGATGAGCAGCCGGATAAGAAGGGACGTCCGCAAATGTTTCTGCAGGGAATCGATTACCAATATTGCAAGGGCTGTCTGAAATGCGTCGTCGCTTGTCCGACCGAAGCGCTCGCCTCCGAGCGTGAAACGGACGGTTACGGCGAGCAGAACCGTGTTCCGCACCGTTTTGAATGGGCGAATTAA
- a CDS encoding thiamine pyrophosphate-dependent enzyme → MAIEINKEVSRGTVEQRMVYESGNEMAAYAAHQINYHVMGYFPISPSTEVAQFLDLMKANGQHDIKLIPADGEHGSAGICYGASAAGGRVFNATSSNGYLYMLEQMPVQSGTRFPMVMNLVCRSVSGPLDIHGDHSDLYFALNTGWPILMCRDPQAVYDMNIMAIKLAEDPAVRLPVLVASDGYFTSHQKRRVQTFAHRADVHAFVGEKPVEGYAHVLDRNNPITVGPYMNEPDYINNCYQQSVAMYNASAVFDRIRKEYEVLTGRDYPILDLYRMEDAEVAVFLMNSASEIIKDVVDQLRAKGIKAGSVAPNMIRPFPAKEIADVLRRVKAVTIGDRADSYGAHGGNMTNEIKAALFTHGVTDTMVVSRIYGLGGKDFYAEDGHHMFELALEAVKNGKVAVPFDYYGHTPGDPDKAPKRVLEPMKYEDLKTGLITVDRDASTGKLKVKVPPVRQLTKKPKRLAPGHGACPGCGIFSGLELFFKGIEGDIVALYQTGCAMVVTTGFPYSSHKATYIHNLFQNGAATLSGVVEMFWERKRRGELDSYGLKDDFTFVMITGDGGMDIGMGPAIGSALRNHKMIILEYDNEGYMNTGAQLSYSTPLGHRTSTSNVGKHQGGKLFHHKDTAQIMAATNIPYVFTGSESIPQDLIRKAAKAQYYAQNVGLVYGKILITCPLNWLSEEKIGQTLIDDAVNSCFFPLYEVEEGVTNITFNPEEKGKRIPLGDWLKNMGKTKHMTRPEYAEALKSFEDEVERRWMRLKAKHENPYL, encoded by the coding sequence ATGGCCATTGAAATCAATAAGGAAGTGAGCCGGGGAACCGTCGAACAGCGTATGGTATACGAATCCGGCAACGAAATGGCGGCGTATGCCGCGCACCAGATCAATTACCATGTAATGGGATATTTTCCGATTTCACCGTCAACGGAAGTTGCGCAATTTCTCGACCTGATGAAAGCGAACGGGCAGCACGACATAAAACTCATTCCGGCTGACGGCGAACACGGCTCGGCAGGTATTTGCTACGGTGCTTCCGCCGCAGGCGGCCGCGTTTTCAACGCTACAAGCTCAAACGGTTATCTGTATATGCTTGAACAGATGCCTGTACAGTCAGGTACCCGTTTTCCGATGGTGATGAATCTGGTTTGCCGCTCGGTTTCCGGTCCGCTCGACATACACGGCGATCATTCGGACTTATATTTTGCGCTTAACACCGGCTGGCCAATCCTTATGTGCCGGGATCCGCAAGCCGTATACGATATGAACATTATGGCGATTAAGCTCGCGGAGGACCCTGCGGTCAGGCTGCCTGTGCTTGTCGCCTCCGACGGTTACTTCACATCGCACCAGAAGCGCCGGGTTCAAACGTTCGCGCATCGCGCCGATGTCCATGCATTCGTAGGCGAGAAGCCGGTGGAAGGCTACGCGCATGTGCTCGACCGCAACAATCCGATTACGGTTGGGCCTTATATGAACGAGCCGGACTATATCAACAACTGCTATCAGCAGTCGGTTGCGATGTATAACGCCTCCGCCGTCTTCGACCGTATTCGCAAGGAGTACGAGGTCTTGACAGGCCGCGATTACCCGATCCTTGATCTTTACCGGATGGAAGACGCCGAGGTGGCTGTTTTCCTCATGAACTCCGCTTCCGAAATCATCAAGGACGTCGTTGACCAGCTGCGAGCCAAAGGCATTAAAGCAGGCTCGGTAGCGCCAAATATGATCCGTCCGTTCCCTGCCAAGGAAATCGCTGATGTTCTGCGCCGCGTAAAAGCGGTAACGATCGGCGACCGCGCCGATTCGTACGGGGCTCACGGTGGCAACATGACCAATGAAATTAAGGCTGCTCTGTTTACGCATGGCGTAACCGACACGATGGTCGTAAGCCGCATTTACGGCTTAGGCGGTAAAGACTTCTACGCGGAGGACGGACATCATATGTTCGAGCTCGCTCTGGAAGCCGTGAAGAACGGGAAGGTGGCCGTTCCATTCGATTATTACGGCCATACCCCGGGCGATCCGGATAAAGCGCCGAAACGGGTACTCGAGCCGATGAAGTACGAGGATCTGAAGACCGGGCTTATTACGGTAGACCGCGATGCGTCTACCGGCAAGCTTAAGGTGAAAGTGCCTCCCGTCCGTCAGCTCACGAAGAAGCCGAAGCGGCTGGCTCCCGGCCATGGCGCATGCCCGGGCTGCGGTATTTTCTCGGGCCTCGAGCTGTTCTTCAAAGGAATAGAAGGCGATATCGTTGCTCTCTATCAAACCGGCTGCGCAATGGTCGTTACGACCGGCTTCCCTTATTCATCGCATAAAGCGACTTATATTCACAACCTGTTCCAGAACGGAGCGGCTACGCTTTCAGGCGTCGTCGAAATGTTCTGGGAGCGGAAGCGCCGAGGCGAATTGGACAGCTATGGGCTAAAGGATGATTTCACATTCGTGATGATTACCGGCGACGGCGGCATGGATATCGGGATGGGCCCGGCGATCGGCAGCGCACTGCGCAATCATAAAATGATCATTCTCGAGTACGATAATGAAGGCTACATGAATACCGGCGCTCAGCTGTCATATTCGACGCCGCTCGGTCACCGCACGTCGACATCCAATGTCGGCAAGCATCAGGGCGGCAAGCTGTTCCATCACAAGGATACGGCGCAAATAATGGCTGCAACGAATATTCCTTATGTATTCACCGGTTCGGAATCAATCCCGCAGGATTTGATCAGAAAGGCCGCCAAGGCGCAGTATTACGCGCAAAACGTCGGACTGGTCTACGGTAAAATACTGATCACATGTCCGCTCAACTGGCTGTCGGAGGAGAAGATCGGGCAAACATTGATTGACGATGCCGTCAACTCATGCTTCTTCCCGCTCTACGAGGTGGAGGAAGGCGTAACGAATATTACGTTTAATCCCGAAGAGAAAGGGAAAAGGATTCCACTGGGCGATTGGCTCAAAAATATGGGTAAAACAAAGCACATGACGCGGCCGGAATACGCCGAAGCGCTCAAATCGTTCGAGGACGAGGTTGAACGGCGCTGGATGAGGCTGAAGGCGAAGCATGAGAATCCATATTTATAA
- a CDS encoding YpdA family putative bacillithiol disulfide reductase, giving the protein MISEQIVIIGAGPCGLAAALQLQAIGVNPLIIEKRNVVHSISQYPTYMHFFSSPELLEIGEIPFTTANEKPSRLEALNYYRNVSLRRNVRINAYETVTSVIPVQGGGFELHTVDRYGESLNYRASAVIVATGYFDHPNELGIPGEQSDKVSHFFREAHPYTGTNVAIIGGSNSAIDAALELERVGARVTVVYRGEQYSPSIKPWVRPTFESLVGKGRIDMRFSSQIVEIGPRSVKVKDALTEGTEHLPNDFVLALTGFHPDRAFLTSIGVSIEPEGYPTFNDETMETNVPGVYLAGVVASRREANEIFIETGRFHGFKIAAHLMNEGCVNNR; this is encoded by the coding sequence GGCGTTAATCCGCTCATTATCGAGAAAAGGAATGTCGTTCATTCCATATCCCAATATCCGACATACATGCATTTCTTCAGCTCTCCCGAGCTGCTCGAGATCGGCGAAATCCCTTTCACCACCGCTAATGAGAAGCCCTCGCGGCTGGAGGCGCTGAATTATTACCGAAATGTTTCGCTGCGCCGGAATGTGCGGATCAACGCCTATGAAACCGTTACATCGGTAATACCCGTGCAGGGCGGCGGTTTTGAACTTCATACGGTGGACCGTTACGGGGAATCGCTGAACTACCGTGCGTCTGCCGTCATAGTGGCGACTGGTTACTTTGATCATCCGAACGAGCTGGGCATACCCGGCGAGCAGTCTGATAAAGTTAGTCATTTCTTTCGCGAAGCCCACCCCTACACCGGCACGAATGTTGCCATTATCGGCGGAAGCAACTCGGCTATCGACGCCGCACTCGAGCTTGAGAGGGTCGGAGCGAGAGTGACGGTCGTTTACAGGGGAGAACAGTATTCGCCAAGCATCAAGCCTTGGGTGCGGCCGACCTTTGAGAGTTTAGTGGGCAAAGGCCGGATCGATATGCGATTTTCCTCCCAAATCGTCGAAATCGGACCGCGCAGCGTAAAAGTGAAAGATGCGTTAACAGAGGGGACCGAGCATCTGCCGAATGATTTCGTTCTCGCGCTAACCGGTTTTCACCCGGACCGGGCATTTCTAACCTCAATCGGCGTTTCGATCGAGCCGGAAGGCTACCCCACATTTAACGACGAGACGATGGAGACCAATGTCCCCGGAGTCTATCTGGCCGGCGTCGTAGCATCACGGCGCGAGGCGAATGAAATTTTTATCGAAACAGGACGGTTTCACGGCTTTAAAATCGCGGCTCACCTTATGAACGAGGGTTGTGTTAATAACCGTTAA